Part of the Sulfuricella denitrificans skB26 genome is shown below.
ATGAAAGATGCCGTTGCTGGCGTAACCAAGAAGAAGTAGTGCCAGGACGGGCGGACAACAATCCACCCGTCTTCGTTCTACCGAATCAAGCTGTTAATACCTTGCCGTTAGCCCAGGATACGCCCTGCACATGCTCCACAATTTGATGCCGTTTCTGATTCACTGGGGTATCACGTCCCTGTCCCTCTGGGTAGCAAGCTACGTGTTCAAGGGAATCCGGTTTGCGGATACCCCCTCGCTTGTCATTTCCGCTCTGTTGCTGGGTTTTGCCAACGCCATCATCAGGCCGCTGTTGATTATTATTACCCTGCCGTTCACTTTGCTGACGCTGGGGTTTTTCCTGCTGGTGATCAATGCGCTGATGCTACAGCTGGTTTCATCATTGGTTAAGGGCTTCACGATTTCGGGATTCTGGACCGCTTTTTTTGCCAGCATATTTATTGCCATACTCAGTTTGTTAATTGGAGTCTATCTGGATGGCGGTGGCACATCCTGGCAATTGCATAGAACCGGCCTCTGGGTCTGATGCTCACGGATCGGTTCTGCCGGAGGCAGGGTAAGCTTAAACAAACGACATCTAAGCCTTAGCCTAGTTCATCCTATAGAGGTTTGATCAGAAAACATCGAGAGGTAGCGGAGTATTTTGTGCAGGCTTGGAAGATAGAAGAACCATTGCTCATAAGAATCCAATTCTAAAGAGCCCAGTTCTTTAAAGACATCGATCCGGTTAATCGAGAAGCTATTTTACTGTGATGGTAGGCTCAGGTTTGAGTAGGCTACTAAAATTTCAGTGGTGGTTACCGAAATTCCGTGGGAGCTACAACACCATTATTTAGTGCTCATCAAACCAGATCGATTTAACATAATATACATTATACGAAGTGAATTTATATTTTCATGTTTGACATTTAACATCTAATTACCTTTTTCCATGCAGTAGATCGGCAATATCAGTATTACCGCTCTCCATTGCCCAACTCCAGGCTGTTGCTCCATTTTCATTTTTGATGCCTACATTGGCGTGATAATTGAGCAACACTTTAACTACTTCGATGTGCCCGCCTTTTGATGCCAGCATCAACGCGGTTGTACCGTTGCGGGTCGCGGAGTTAACTTCCGAGCCAGCCCGCAACAGTATCCCGACAATTTCGCTATGGCCAGAAAATGCCGCATACATCATCGGTGTCCAGCCCTGATGATTTGGGCCTGCATCAGCCCCAAAGCCGAGCAACGTGTTGACTACATGAATATGTCCATTAAGCGCCGCAAGCATGAGTGCCGACTCACCGAATTGGTTTCTGGTGTTTAGTTTCGCGCCGGACATATGAAGCGTACGTAAAATAGTGTTTTGCCCTTCGCGTGCGGCAATAATTAAAGCCGTGTTGCCATTAGCATCCATTACATTGGCATCGACACCCCTGGCAAGAAAATCCTGGACTGCACCAGTATCACCAAGAGGTATCGATATAAATAAATCATCAATAAATCCATCAGCTAAAGAAATATTGCTAACCAGCATTAGGATAAATAACGCCTTACCTACTATTTTATATATCATTTTACTTTAAACAGTCGCATAAAATTACGAGTGGTGGCCTCAGTTAATTCTTCATTACTGATTCCTCTCAATCGTGCGACTTCCTCCGCGACATGCTTCACATATGCCGGTTGGTTGGTTTTTCCACGAAATGGAGCGGGTGCAAGATAAGGTGAATCGGTTTCGACCAGCACTCTATCCAGCGGTATTTCCTTTGCAACTTCCTTAACTTGTATCGCCTTCTTAAAGGTAACTATGCCTGAAAAGGAGATATAAAATCCAAGAGCTATCGCACGTTCCGCAACCTCCAGACTTTCGGTAAAGCAATGCATTACCCCACCTACGCTTGCCGCCCCCTCCTCTTCCATGATGCGCAGCGTATCGGCCGCGGCCTCGCGGGTATGGATAATCAATGGCTTGCCGCAAAGTCTTGCTGCCCGGATATGGTTGCGAAAGCGCTCCCTTTGCCATTCTAGGTCGCCTTTCAGTCTGAAGTAATCCAGACCGGTTTCACCGATTGCAATCACCTTGGGATGGTTCGCAAATTCAACCAGCTTTTCAACTGTCGGTTCCTCCTCGTCTTCATAGTCGGGATGAACTCCGGTCGATGCGTAGAGTTGAGGGTGGGTTTCAGCCAGGCTGATAACCGCATGAAAATCTGAGAGATTAACGCTTACGCATAGCGCAAGACCGACGCCATTGTTTTCCATGTTGGCGAATATCTCGGGCAGATTTGAGGCGAGTTCAGGAAAATTTAAGTGGCAGTGGGAATCGACTAGCATGGCTTGCACGGGAGTATGCCGCCCGTGGGCGGCGGCGTGGTTTGAGTGGAGTACTATCTACATAGTATGGGTTGGGCGGGTTGTTTTGCTGCCGCCAAGTAAGCCCTCGATTTTGTTGCGTGCCGAGACACCGCTTTCATTATCGCCGAACTGCACGCCTACCCCCTGGACCTTGTTGCCCTGCGCCCCTTCCGGGGTAATCCAGACAACACGGCCAGCTACCGGCAACTTGTTCGGATCCTCCATCAAGGAAAGCAGCATGAAAACCTCATCACCCAGTCGATAAGGCTTGTTGGTTGGGATAAAGATCCCGCCGTTCTTCAGATAAGGCATATATGCCGCATACAGTGCAGTTTTTTCCTTGATGCTCAAAGAAAGTACACCTGGCCGCGGAGAGGCTGAAGTTTTTGAATCAGACATAAGCGGCTTCCTGACGATTCACGAGTTGCCAATAAGAAAAAAACAATTGCTCCAGCACCAATCTGGTGTTCAGCGGATGGTGCACAGCGCGCTGTGCAGTTAATAACTCCTGCTGGAACCGAAACAATTCTATCAAGTTAACAGCTTTTGCCAAGCGATTCATTTCCGCTGACGACTCAGGCTGGTATCGCGCCTGTCCCGCCATACCAATACTTGCTAGATCATAGACCCACTGCTGCATCCAATTGAGTATCCAGGCCAACTCCATCTTGTCGCCCTGCTCTGCCAAGGCAAGCGGGTCAAATCGATCCGGCGCACCAAGCTGTTCCAGAATTTGACGGCGTTTAATCTGATAATCTTCTGCGCTTAACCGAAGGGCGGCAAGGGGTGCGTAGCCCGATTGCGCCAGGCAAGCCTCCGCTTCTGCGACCTCCTGCTCCCGTAGCCACTTCAATGCCTCTGCACGCCCAGGAAGCGGTGCATCAATCTTTTGGCAGCGGCTGCGAACTGTAGGAAGCAG
Proteins encoded:
- a CDS encoding phage holin family protein, whose amino-acid sequence is MLHNLMPFLIHWGITSLSLWVASYVFKGIRFADTPSLVISALLLGFANAIIRPLLIIITLPFTLLTLGFFLLVINALMLQLVSSLVKGFTISGFWTAFFASIFIAILSLLIGVYLDGGGTSWQLHRTGLWV
- a CDS encoding ankyrin repeat domain-containing protein, coding for MLVSNISLADGFIDDLFISIPLGDTGAVQDFLARGVDANVMDANGNTALIIAAREGQNTILRTLHMSGAKLNTRNQFGESALMLAALNGHIHVVNTLLGFGADAGPNHQGWTPMMYAAFSGHSEIVGILLRAGSEVNSATRNGTTALMLASKGGHIEVVKVLLNYHANVGIKNENGATAWSWAMESGNTDIADLLHGKR
- a CDS encoding TatD family hydrolase encodes the protein MLVDSHCHLNFPELASNLPEIFANMENNGVGLALCVSVNLSDFHAVISLAETHPQLYASTGVHPDYEDEEEPTVEKLVEFANHPKVIAIGETGLDYFRLKGDLEWQRERFRNHIRAARLCGKPLIIHTREAAADTLRIMEEEGAASVGGVMHCFTESLEVAERAIALGFYISFSGIVTFKKAIQVKEVAKEIPLDRVLVETDSPYLAPAPFRGKTNQPAYVKHVAEEVARLRGISNEELTEATTRNFMRLFKVK
- the holB gene encoding DNA polymerase III subunit delta'; the encoded protein is MSTKATLPGALLLQGRGGIGKFNLAYTLAQALLCESPLDSGEACEHCGSCHWFKIGGHPDFRLLEPEAQSSAAESTGETAEQGKATDKKASQFITVAQIRELADFVNLTTHRNGMRIILAHPAEAMNVHAANALLKTLEEPPLGTLFILVSHQPQRLLPTVRSRCQKIDAPLPGRAEALKWLREQEVAEAEACLAQSGYAPLAALRLSAEDYQIKRRQILEQLGAPDRFDPLALAEQGDKMELAWILNWMQQWVYDLASIGMAGQARYQPESSAEMNRLAKAVNLIELFRFQQELLTAQRAVHHPLNTRLVLEQLFFSYWQLVNRQEAAYV
- a CDS encoding PilZ domain-containing protein, which gives rise to MSDSKTSASPRPGVLSLSIKEKTALYAAYMPYLKNGGIFIPTNKPYRLGDEVFMLLSLMEDPNKLPVAGRVVWITPEGAQGNKVQGVGVQFGDNESGVSARNKIEGLLGGSKTTRPTHTM